The window GCGGGAGCCGAAGTGCTTGGCATTGCAAGCATTTTCACCTACGGAATGAAAAAGGGACTTGAACGGCTTGCAGCGGCAAACGTGCGTAATGTTTCATTGACCAATTTTGACGTGATTGCCAAAGTTGCGGCAGAGGAAGGCTATATTAAACCCGAAGAAATAAAACAGCTCCTTGCCTTCCGCGACAATCCCTCCGATGAAAGATGGATTAAAGAAGCAATAAATAATTAAGAATGGCAAGCGGTAAGCAAAAAAATCCGTCATTCCGCGCGAAGCAACGCGGAGGCGCGGAAACCAGTGACTTTCGCGACCAACGGGAGCGCTATTAACGACACTGGATTCTGCGCTAAGTCCTTCGGACTTCCGCAGAAAGACGGGAAAAGAAAAACCAAAGCCACTGGATTCTGCGCTAAAGCCTGACGGCTTTCCGCAGAAAGACGGAGATAGAAGCAGTAAGCCTTAAAGGACTTAATTCTTCATTACTCATTGTATTTTATGGTAATTGTACTTTATAGTAATTGTTTTTTTGAGTCATTGGTTCTTTGGGTAATTGATTTTTATTAAAAGGAGGTTTTTTATAAATGCGCAGCATAATTGACGTAGCCGATTTGTCGCTTGACGAGCTTGACGAGCTCATAAAAACAGCCTGCGACATTATCGAAAATCCAAAAAAATACGGCGAAATATGCCGCGGGAAAAAGCTTGCGACGCTTTTCTTCGAACCGTCAACGAGAACGCGTCTCAGCTTTGAAGCGGCAATGTATGAACTCGGGGGAAACGTAATCGGCTTTTCGGCGGCGAACAACTCCTCCGCCGCAAAGGGAGAAAGCGTTGCCGACACCGCAAAAACCGTCAGCTGCTATGCTGACATAATCGCAATGCGCCACCCGAAAGAGGGAGCGGCTCTTGTCGCCGCGAACAACGCCTCCGTTCCCGTAATCAACGCGGGAGACGGGGGGCACTGCCACCCGACGCAGACGCTCGCAGACCTGCTCACGATATACCGCGAAAAAGGCGGCTTCAGCAATCTTACGATAGGACTGTGCGGAGACCTCAAATTCGGGCGCACGGTACACTCGCTCATCAACGCGATGTCGCGCTACGAGGGCAGCAGCTTTGTACTCATATCGCCGGAAGAACTGAAACTGCCGAGCTACGTCAAAAAAGACGTGCTCGCGAAACGCGGCATACCCTACCGGCAGACGACAGACCTTGAAGGTACAATGCCGGAACTTGACATACTTTACATGACGCGCGTTCAGAGAGAACGCTTCTTTAATGAAGAAGACTATCTGCGCCTGAAAGACAGCTACATACTCACGCCGAAAAAACTGGCAAACGCGAAAAAAGACCTCTGCATAATGCACCCGCTGCCGCGCGTCAACGAAATCAGCGTCGCGATAGACAACGACCCTCGCGCCTGCTACTTCAAACAGGTGCTGAACGGAAAATACATGCGCATGGCGCTTATGCTGAAACTGCTTAAGGAGGCGGGAACGCTATGAGAATAGACTCCATACGCAACGGAACGGTAATCGACCACATCACGGCAGGAAGAGGAATGAAGCTTTACGAGCTGCTTGGGCTTGAAGAACTGGACTGCTCCGTGGCGATTATAAAAAACGCGTACAGCGAAAAAAAAGGAAGAAAAGACATAATCAAAATAGACGCCGACATACCGGTAAATCTTGACGCAATCGGCTGCGTTGACCCGACTGCGACCGTGAACGTCATCAGGGACGGAAAACTTGTTGAGAAACGAACGATAGGCACGCCGAAAATCCTCACCAACGTTATCCGCTGCAAAAACCCGCGCTGTATCACAGGCACGGAACAGGAGCTTGACCACGTCTTCTACCTTGCGGACGAAGAAACGAAAACCTACCGCTGCAAATACTGCGAAACAAAAGCAAACTAAACAGACGGATAAAATACAAAACGGCTTAGGATTTTTCTCCCATGCCGTTTTAATTTGTTCAGTTTCTTAAGAATAGCAAATAACGAATAACGACCAAGGAGCAGCGATCTAATAGCACCCCATGCCTTTTGCAAGGTTGACGATAAAGTCCTGAACGTTTGTTACGATACCTTTTGCGGAGAGACTGCCTCTGTCTGCGAGCTTGTTGACCGTAAATTCGGCAATGTCCACGCAGTAGAAGTAAATCTGCCTGATTGTTCCGTCGGGCATTACCCTGAATGACGGTGTCATGTTTCCGGTGGCAATGGTGTGCAGCGTTGTTGCCATGCAGATTACCGTTGTTGCGCTGCGGATTTCGTCACGCATTTTTGCCGCTGCTTCGTACACGTTGCCGAAAACCGGAGGCAGAGGCCCGTCATCGCGTATGGAGCCTGCCAAGACGTAGGGAACGCCGTATTTTTCGCAGCTGTATATTATTCCGTTGTCTATTTTTTCGGCTTCGATAAATTTCTTCACGGAGCCGTGAAATTTTACCCTGTTTATGGTGTCGAGATGGTTGTAATGGCCGTTTGGAACGCTTTCCTGAGTATAGACGTTCTGTCCTAGCGCTGTCTGCAGGTATGCCGCTTCAAGGTCGTGTGTCGCAAGAGCGTTGCCCGACAGCAGAGCGTTGACGTAACCGCCTGCGACAAGCCCCGCAAAGGCGCGCCGCGAGTCTGCGTCAAAGGCAAAGGCAGGCCCTATGACCCATACTGTTTTACCGTGTTTCTTTTCATGCTCCAGCAGTTCGTACAGTTCGTCGTAGTCGCGGGAGAATGCCGTTTCGCGCGAACGGTGGCGGCGGAATGAAAATACTTCGCCGGTTGCTGATTCTTCATTAAAGCCGTTGGGGTGTACGTAGATGCCGTCCTCGCAGTTTTCAGTCCGTCCTGTTGCGACAAGGTCGCCTGCTTTCAGCCAGCGCGGCTCCACAACGGTTATTTCACCGTCCTTGTACACGGGCACGCAGTCCATGCGACTTTCTTTTGCAAGCAGCCAGTTTTCCCCTACGTGAAAATATTCGGGGAAGATGCTCAGGGCGTGAAAATTGTCCGGTGCCGTTGCGTCAAAAGGCGCAGGTTTGAATACTGTCTGCGGAGCGTTTTTAAATTTGTCTTCCGAAAAATCGGGAGCGGTGTATTTCCTGAGTTCAAATGCCATGACAATTCTCCTTAACCTCTATCAGTTCATGTTCCGTCCCGTATCCGGCATCAAGCCTTGCTATTGCTGCCTTGAGAGCAAGCTGATTTGCTTCGCTGTAGAACGGCTCCTCGGCTTTAACGGCAAACGGCAGAGCGCCTGCCAGTACCGTCTGTTTGTAGAATAACTTTATGGCTGCCGCCGGCGTCAGCCCCATGCTTTCAAACAATGTTTCAGCCTGATGTTTCAGCGTTTTGTCAATTTTGTGCCTCAGAATAGCTGCTTCTGCCATAATTATACACTTCCCTTCGTTGACACTATTATAACACAAAAGAGTCATTATGGGGATATTTTAGTATTAAAAATAAATATTATCCGCGGCTATTGCCGTTTTGAATTTTTTCGCAAAAAACACTTGCATTTTTCAGGATTACGTATATAATAATCGGGCTTGGACTCAAGACAGCTGGTGCGCGATGAGCGCTCAATATCCCGCCGAGGTCTGGTAAAAGGCGTATTTATGTATGTTTACGGCTTCCGGACTCACTTGAGCAGCGGAAGCCGGTTTTTATTTTGCCGGCATCCGACACAACAATACAGGAGGTGAAAATCGAATGCCGACACAAGCAAAACGCGAAAACATTGACGAACTCGCTGGACTTCTTAAAAAGACTAACGCAGTCTACATCGTTGAATACCGCGGACTTACGGTTGCACAGAGCACGGCTCTCCGCAAAAGCATCCGTGAAGCAGGCGGCGAAATGAAGGTTTGCAAAAACACCCTCATGCGTATCGCGCTCAAAGAGAACGATATGATAACCGCTCCTGAAATCGACTTTGGCCCCAACGGCTACGTGCTCTCGTACGGAGACGCGTCAGCAGTTGCCAAAGCAATCCGCGATTTCGCAAAAGCGAAGGAAAACGCAGCGTTGATCGTCAAAGGCGGAATTTTCGAAGGCAGAATCATTTCAAAAGCAGAAGTATTTGCAATCGCAGACATCCCGCCGCGCGAAGTTCTTCTCGGAATGGCAGTACGCGCCATGGCTTCCCCGCTTCAGGGGCTGGTCAACGTACTTTCAGGCCCTGCAAGAGGACTTGTTACCGCCCTTGCGGCAGTCAGGGACAAAAAAGAAAACGCAGCATAATGCTCAAAGCCGCATAGCGGCGTAAACAACAAACAAAAATTTAACTTTGGAGGAATTTATTATGACAAAAGAAGAAATCATCAGCGCAATAGAATCAATGTCAGTTCTCGAACTTTCAGATCTCGTTAAAGAACTCGAAGACAAGTTCGGCGTTTCAGCAGCAGCACCGGTAATGGCAGTAGCAGCAGGCGCAGCGGCACCGGCGGCAGCGGCAGAAGAAGAAAAAACAGAATTCAACGTTGAACTCACAGAGTTCGGCGCAAAGAAACTTGACGTCATCAAAGTTGTCCGCGAAATCACGGGACTCGGCCTCAAAGAAGCCAAAGACCTTGTTGACGGCGCACCGAAGATGGTCAAAGAAGGCGTAGCCAAAGAAGAAGCCGAAGAGATGAAAAAGAAACTCGAAGAAGCAGGAGCAAAGGTTACCCTTAAGTAATTTTCCCATTATTGCAGACGAAAACCCCCGAATTCGGGGGGTTTTTGTTTTTTTATGATGTTTTTTCGTTCTTTTTCTCTTAAAAAAATTGTTGTTTTGTCAGTATTTTTAGCATAAAGTTATAATTTGAAAGGTTTTTTGTCAAAATTTTCGTATTTATTAAATATTATAAGTTTTTTACACAAAAAGATTGACATTCCAACGGTTTCAGAGTATTATTTGCCCGTTGTAAAGAAGTACAGCGCCGGAAAGAAAGGAGACCCGTTATGACAGGAAGATTCAGCAGCGTTCTCGTTATAGTCGTTGTCATTATTTTGGCGGGTCTGCTTGGATGATCGGCGTTTTATTTTTTCGCTTTAATCCAGGCCGGCCCAAACAGAGGGGTCGGCTTGATTTTTATCCGTAAAACAGGGAAGCTTCGCGCAGTCTGATTTACACGGAATTTACAGCGGCGCGGAATGCTTGCAGAGGAGTGATTGCTATGTCGAGTACCTTCAGTATTTTGTCGCAGGATCAGCCCGGAGTTCTGATGCGTATTGCGGCTCTTATTTACCGCCGTGCGTACAATATTGTCAGTTTGTCTGTCTCTCCCACGGAGGAAGACGGAGTTTCGCGTTTTACAGTTGTTGTTGACGGTGAACCGAGGATATGCGAGCAGGTTCGCAAACAGCTGGAAAAACTTACGGAGGTTATTTCGGTAACCGATTTGACACGCGACGGCAATGCGGTTGAGCGCTATCTGAAGCTTATTAAAGTTAAAGCGCCGCAGAGCTCAAGATCGGATATTTTCCAGACGGCGGAGATTTTCCGCTGCCGCGTCGTTGATCTTGGTTCTTCCACCCTGACGCTTGAAGTTACGGGAGCGAAATCAAAGGTTGAAGCGTGTATAAAGGCGTTACAGCCGTTCGGCATAGTCGAAACTGCCGGAAGCGGGCAGGTGTCCGTTGCCAGAAGCGGCTTTGACGAGGAATAGGAGGAAATTATGTCCAATACGTTCTGTATTTATTCAGAAGACCAGCCCGGTGTACTCAGCAGGGTTGCCGCGCTTATTTACCGCAGAGGGTATAATATTATCAGCATTGCTGCGGGTCCTACGGAGGTTAAGGGCGTCTCGCGCTATACGCTGGTTTTTGACGGCGAGGAATCAACCTACGACCAGGTGCAGAAACAGTTGCAGAAACTGGCAGAGGTTATTTCCGTACGCAATCTTACGCGCGAAGGCAACACGGTAGAGCGCTATCTGAAGCTTATTAAGGTTAAAGCGCCTGTTTCAAAGCGTCCGAGCATTTTCCAGACGGCGGAAGTTTTCCGCTGCCGCGTTGTCGATATAGGCGCAGATACAATTTCTTTTGAAGTAACAGGTTCGGAATCAAAGGTTGAAGCCTGTCTTGCAGCCCTGGAACCTTACGGCATAGTTGAGACTGCCGGAAGCGGGCAGGTATCGCTTGCAAGAAGCGGACTGAAAAGCAATAAAGACAAATAACGTGTGATTTCACACCAAAAATAAGCATTTTTTAATGCATTTCAAAACAAAGGAGTGTTGTACAATGGCAGCAAAAGCATATTACGACCGCGATGCAGACCTTAATTTCCTTAACGGAAAGACCATAGCCGTCCTCGGCTACGGAAGCCAGGGTCACGCGCACGCACAGAACCTTCGCGACAGCGGGGCAAAGGTTATTATCGGACTTCGTCCGACAAGCAAATCGGTAGAAACCGCGAAAAACGACGGGTTTGAAGTCTACACGGTTGCGGAAGCATCAAAGCTTGCGGACGCAATCATGTTCCTTATCCCTGACCATCTCCAGGCTGCGGCCTACAAAGCAGAGGTGGCGCCGAACATGAAAGAAGACGCAATTCTTATGTTCGCGCACGGCTTTGCAATTCATTTCGGACAGATTCAGCCCGGCGCCAAACATGACGTTGTTATGGTTGCGCCGAAGGGCCCCGGACATATTGTCCGCCGCACCTATACGGAAGGACAGGGCGTTCCCTGCCTTATCGCAGTTCAGCAGGACGCTTCCGGACACGCCAAGGATTTCGCCCTCGCCTATGCTTCAGGTATCGGCGGAGGCCGCGCAGGCGTTATTGAAACAACGTTCCGCGAAGAGACGGAAACAGACCTTTTCGGCGAACAGGCAGTGCTTTGCGGCGGTGTCTGCGAGCTTATGAAACAGGGCTTTAACACGCTTGTAGAAGCCGGTTATCAGCCGGAAATGGCATATTTTGAATGCATGCACGAAATGAAGCTTATCGTTGACATGATCAACGAGGGCGGCATGAGCTGGATGCGCTATTCCATCTCGGATACGGCAAAATACGGCGATATGATTACAGGACCAAAGGTTATCAACGAACAGTCGCGCAAGGCTATGAAAGAAGTTCTGAGAGACATTCAGGACGGAACCTTTGCACGCGACTGGCTGCTTGAAAACCAGTCAGGCAGACCGCGCATGAAGGTCTGGACAAAAGCAATCCGCAAGGAACTTCACGAAAAAGTCGGACAGCAGCTCCGCTCAATGATGCCCTGGATGGCAAAAAAAGAAGCACCGGAATATTAATTTAATTTTACTTTTTATTTTGCGGAAGCCGGAAACGGCTTCCGCAAAACTCAGAATTTCGCGGCTCGGAATTTGCATAAGACATTGAAAATTAAACTGTATTATAGTTTTTAACATAAATTTTTTAAAATATAACTTCAGGGAGTGTGCAAAATGGGTGAAAAACTGACCGGAGCGCAGATACTTGTAAAATCGCTTGAAGCCGAAAAGGTAACCACAATTTTCGGGCTGCCGGGCGGACAGGTTATACCGCTTTACAACGCGCTTTACGACGCAAAATTCAACAATATTCTTGTACGCCACGAGCAGGCGGCCGCGCATGCCGCGGACGGTTATTCGCGCGCAAGCGAAAGAGTCGGCGTCTGTATAGCGACTTCAGGTCCCGGCGCTACAAATCTTGTTACCGGCATTGCAACTGCCTACATGGATTCGGTGCCTCTGGTTGCAATTACCGGTCAGGTGCCTGTCACCGTTCTCGGCACCGACGCTTTTCAGGAAGCGGACATTATAGGCGGGACAATGTCCTTTATCAAGCACAGTCTGCAGATACACAATCCGAACGATATTCCGGCAATGATAAAGAAAGCTTTTTACATTGCTTCTACCGGCCGCCCAGGTCCTGTGCTTGTTGATTTGCCCTCCAACGTTCAGACGGCTGAGGGCGAATTCGTGTGGCCGAAAAAACTTTCGCTTCCAGGCTACCACCCTGACGAGCTGAATAATCTGGACAAGCTTGATGAAGCGGTTTCCGCCCTTGAAAAAGCGAAACGCCCCGTTATTTACGCAGGCGGCGGCGTTCTTCGTTCGCATGCTTCAAAACAGCTTTCGGCAATAGCCAAACAGCTCAACGCGCCAGTGGTAACGACGCTTATGGGCAAGGGTGCTCTTCCCGAATCACATCCGCACGTTCTCGGCATGGCAGGAATGCACGGCACTCCTGTATCAAACCGTGCTCTTCAGGCAGCGGACGTAATCCTTGCAATAGGCACGCGTCTCAGCGACAGAACGACAGGCAGTTCCGAAACCTTTGCTCCCAAGGCAAAAATTATTCATATTGACAGAGACCCGGCGGAAGTTGACAAACGCATTGTTACCGACATTTGGCTTATCGGTGACGCCGGAAAAATTCTCGGCACGCTTTCAAAAGCTCTTGCACCAAAAATCCCTGAAAGGAAAGAATGGTATGCTTTCCTTGACAAAATTAAAAAGAAAGAACCTATGCCGCAGCAGGCTTTCCCCGGTGCGATAACGCCGTGGCAGGTGCTTGAAACGCTTAACGAAATTACAAAAGGCGATATTACGCTCACGACCGAAGTCGGACAGCACCAGATGTGGGCGGCGCAGTATTTCCGCGTGGAAGAACCCAACCATTTCATAACCTCGGGCGGACTCGGAGCCATGGGCTTTGGTTTCCCTGCGGCAATGGGCGCTCATTTTGCCAGACCTGACAGGCCTGTGGTCTGCATAGCGGGTGACGGAAGTTTTATGATGAACATACAGGAACTGGACACCTGCGCACGCTACAATATCCCCGTAAAGGTATTTGTCCTCAACAACTCGTGTCTCGGTATGGTCCGCCAGTGGCAGGAACTGTTCTACGATAACCGCTATTCCTCAACGCTTTATCCGCAGGATCCTGACTTTGTCAAAATTGCGGAAGGCATGGGCGCGAGCGGCTTGCGCGTTGAAAAACCGGCGCAGGTTAAGGGCGCGATTGAGAAAGCGCTGAAAATTGACGGCCCTGTGGTTGTTGATTTCAAAATTCCTCAGGAAGCATGCGTATTCCCGATGGTTCCTTCAGGCGGCTGCATCAGCGATATGATATTCTCAAAATAGCAGCTGTTCTTTTTACCGAAGCAGTACCCGGCAAAATCCGCGATATAAATTACTGACAGAAAGAGGCGTATAAAAATGATCAGCGATCAGGCAAAAAAAGGTTTTCAGAGAGCACCGCACCGTTCGCTTTTAAAAGCTGCAGGTTACACGGACTGGGAGGTTGACCGCCCGTGGATAGGCATAGCTAATGCCTACAATGCGATAATTCCCGGACACGTACATCTCCGCCAGCTTACCGAAGCGGTAAAAGCAGGCATTTACGCAGCAGGAGGACTTCCGATAGAATTCCCTGTAATAGGCGTCTGCGACGGTATCGCAATGAATCATGAGGGAATGAAATTCTCGCTGCCCAGTCGCGAGCTCATAATGGATTCAATCGAAGTTATGGCGAAAGCTCACGCCTTTGACGGACTTGTACTTATACCGAACTGCGACAAAATAGTTCCGGGTATGGCTATGGCGGCGGCCAAGCTTAACATTCCGTCCGTCGTAGTTTCCGGAGGTCCTATGATGACGGGAAAACTGCGCGGGAAAACGCTCGACCTCAACAGTGTATTTGAAGCGGTGGGAAGCTGCTCGGCAGGCAAAATCAGCGAGGACGAGCTCCGCGCCGTCGAAGCAAACGCCTGCCCGGGCTGCGGAAGCTGCTCCGGAATGTTCACCGCCAATACAATGAACTGCATGCTGGAAGTTCTCGGACTTGCGCTCCCCGGCAACGGAACAATTCCTGCCGTTCATGCAGGCCGTATCCGCCTTGCGAAAGACGCAGGCAGGGCGGTAATGAAAATGATTGAGAAAAATATCCGTCCGCGCGACATACTTACAGAGCAGGCGTTTGAAAACGCCGTTGCCGTTGACCTCGCGCTCGGCGGTTCTACGAACACAACGCTTCATCTCCCTGCAATCGCGTGGGCGGCGGGACAGAAAATTACGCTTGACCTTTTCAACACTCTCGGCGAAAAGGTTCCTCACGTCTGCTCAATGAGCCCGGGCGGTGCTTCGCATCTTGAAGACCTGTGGCAGGCGGGCGGTGTTCAGGCGCTTATGAAACAGCTGCTTGACGCAGGGCTTATCCACGGGGAACCGATTACGGTCACGGGAGAAACCGTTGCCGAAAACGTTAAAGACTGCAAGGTTGCCGACACGGAAACAATACGCCCGCTGGACAATCCGTATCATGCAAAAGGCGGACTTGCCTTTATGAAAGGCACGCTAGCGCCTCTCGGAGCCATTGTCAAACAGGCAGCCGTTGCGCCTGAAATGCTGGTGCACGAAGGGCCTGCACGCGTGTTTGAATGTGAGGAAGACGCAAGCCGCGCAATTCTTGCCAACGAAATTAAAGACGGAGACGTTGTTGTAATCCGCAACGAAGGGCCTAAAGGAGGTCCCGGAATGCGTGAAATGCTTACGCCGACCTCTGCGATAATGGGACAGGGCAAAGGCGGAACAGTCGCGCTTATCACGGACGGACGTTTCTCAGGCGCGACGCGCGGCGCTTCCATAGGCCACGTATCGCCTGAAGCCTGCGCCGGAGGCCCGATCGGGCTTGTCGAGGAAGGAGACATTATCTTCATTGATATTCCCAACAAGCGGCTTGACCTTAAAGTAAGCGAAGAAGAGCTGGCTAAACGCAGGGAAAAATTTGTACCTAAAGTACAGGAAACGAACAGTGTGTTCCTCAACCGATACCGCGCACACGCGACAAGCGGCGTTGAAGGCGCGGTGCTGAAATAATTTACCGGCTGCCCGCGGAGTGGTTTTGGTTTAAGCGGAGTACGGCGGGCTGAAACAAAGAACTGCAATACATCAAAGCCTTGGGGGATTCCCGAAGGCTTTGGCTGTCATACAAATATAAAATGGTTGAAAAATCAGCCGAAATATTTTAAAATCGGCTGACGGAAGCCGGCGGTTTTTATCACCGGAAGCCGGTATTTACAATATGAAACGGACGGATAAAAATGAGAAAAATTAAGCTGAACGACATAACCCTCAGGGATTACGTTGCAAATCACGGCAATACGCTGAGTTTTAAAGAGGTTGTAGAGATTGCGAAGACGCTTGACAAGCTTCGTATTGATACAATTGGATTGCCTACAATAGAAAACGTAAAAGTCGGTTCCCTGCTTATTCACACCATTACCGCCGCCGTTTCATACAGTACGGTTTCAATGCCCACAGGGACAACGGACGAATCTCTGAAACTGGCATGGGATGCCGTATGCGGGGCAAAACATCCGAGGCTCTACCTTGAACTGCCTGTCTCCACTGTCCAGATGGAATTTATGAGCCACAAACGCCCCGACAAGCTGCTTGAAATTATCACCGACATAATCGGCAAAGCCAGAAAACTTTGCGATGACGTGGAATTTTCTGCGCTTGACGCTACGCGCGCCGATTTTGATTTCATTGTTTCAGCGGTAAAAAAAGCAATAGAAGCCGGCGCAAACACCGTTACAATCTGCGACACTGCCGGAAATATGTTCCCGCAGGAATTCAAGGCATTCATTGAAAAGCTGTATGAAGCAGTTCCGGAGCTTAAAAACGTGTGCCTTGCCGTACGCTGTGCGGACACGCTTTCCATGGCGGCGGCAAACGTTTTTGCCGCGTTCGAGTGCGGGGCGGAAGAGGCATGCGTCCTTGCAAGCGCAGGTCCTTCTCCGTCGGCTGAAGAAGTCGTGAAAATTCTTACTGTGCGCAGCGAACGCTGCGGACTTTCAAGCGGCGTAAAAACGACCGAGCTGAACCGCGGAATGCAGCAGATAGCATGGATAGCGCGTTCCAAAAAAACAAAAGAGGAAACAATGTTCAATATAGGAAACGCGGCAGGGCAGGGAGAAATTCTGCTGCACGCCGGAGACGACCTTCCTACGGTTGCCAAAGCCGTTAAAAAACTCGGTTACGAACTCTCTGACGAAGACATAGCAAAGGTATTTGAAAGTTTTAACGCGGCGGCTTCAAAAAAATCTGTCGGCACCAAAGAACTTGAGGCAATCATTGCCTCATCGGCAATGCAGGTGCCCCCTGTCTACAAGCTTAAAAATTACGTTGTCAACTGCGGAAACTGCATAAGCGCGTCTGCCGTGGTTCACATGCTCAGGGACG is drawn from Candidatus Equadaptatus faecalis and contains these coding sequences:
- the pyrB gene encoding aspartate carbamoyltransferase; the encoded protein is MRSIIDVADLSLDELDELIKTACDIIENPKKYGEICRGKKLATLFFEPSTRTRLSFEAAMYELGGNVIGFSAANNSSAAKGESVADTAKTVSCYADIIAMRHPKEGAALVAANNASVPVINAGDGGHCHPTQTLADLLTIYREKGGFSNLTIGLCGDLKFGRTVHSLINAMSRYEGSSFVLISPEELKLPSYVKKDVLAKRGIPYRQTTDLEGTMPELDILYMTRVQRERFFNEEDYLRLKDSYILTPKKLANAKKDLCIMHPLPRVNEISVAIDNDPRACYFKQVLNGKYMRMALMLKLLKEAGTL
- a CDS encoding aspartate carbamoyltransferase regulatory subunit, whose amino-acid sequence is MRIDSIRNGTVIDHITAGRGMKLYELLGLEELDCSVAIIKNAYSEKKGRKDIIKIDADIPVNLDAIGCVDPTATVNVIRDGKLVEKRTIGTPKILTNVIRCKNPRCITGTEQELDHVFYLADEETKTYRCKYCETKAN
- a CDS encoding type II toxin-antitoxin system RelB/DinJ family antitoxin, encoding MAEAAILRHKIDKTLKHQAETLFESMGLTPAAAIKLFYKQTVLAGALPFAVKAEEPFYSEANQLALKAAIARLDAGYGTEHELIEVKENCHGI
- a CDS encoding 50S ribosomal protein L10 gives rise to the protein MPTQAKRENIDELAGLLKKTNAVYIVEYRGLTVAQSTALRKSIREAGGEMKVCKNTLMRIALKENDMITAPEIDFGPNGYVLSYGDASAVAKAIRDFAKAKENAALIVKGGIFEGRIISKAEVFAIADIPPREVLLGMAVRAMASPLQGLVNVLSGPARGLVTALAAVRDKKENAA
- the rplL gene encoding 50S ribosomal protein L7/L12, whose amino-acid sequence is MTKEEIISAIESMSVLELSDLVKELEDKFGVSAAAPVMAVAAGAAAPAAAAEEEKTEFNVELTEFGAKKLDVIKVVREITGLGLKEAKDLVDGAPKMVKEGVAKEEAEEMKKKLEEAGAKVTLK
- the ilvN gene encoding acetolactate synthase small subunit; this encodes MSSTFSILSQDQPGVLMRIAALIYRRAYNIVSLSVSPTEEDGVSRFTVVVDGEPRICEQVRKQLEKLTEVISVTDLTRDGNAVERYLKLIKVKAPQSSRSDIFQTAEIFRCRVVDLGSSTLTLEVTGAKSKVEACIKALQPFGIVETAGSGQVSVARSGFDEE
- the ilvN gene encoding acetolactate synthase small subunit translates to MSNTFCIYSEDQPGVLSRVAALIYRRGYNIISIAAGPTEVKGVSRYTLVFDGEESTYDQVQKQLQKLAEVISVRNLTREGNTVERYLKLIKVKAPVSKRPSIFQTAEVFRCRVVDIGADTISFEVTGSESKVEACLAALEPYGIVETAGSGQVSLARSGLKSNKDK
- the ilvC gene encoding ketol-acid reductoisomerase; translated protein: MAAKAYYDRDADLNFLNGKTIAVLGYGSQGHAHAQNLRDSGAKVIIGLRPTSKSVETAKNDGFEVYTVAEASKLADAIMFLIPDHLQAAAYKAEVAPNMKEDAILMFAHGFAIHFGQIQPGAKHDVVMVAPKGPGHIVRRTYTEGQGVPCLIAVQQDASGHAKDFALAYASGIGGGRAGVIETTFREETETDLFGEQAVLCGGVCELMKQGFNTLVEAGYQPEMAYFECMHEMKLIVDMINEGGMSWMRYSISDTAKYGDMITGPKVINEQSRKAMKEVLRDIQDGTFARDWLLENQSGRPRMKVWTKAIRKELHEKVGQQLRSMMPWMAKKEAPEY
- the ilvB gene encoding biosynthetic-type acetolactate synthase large subunit, producing the protein MGEKLTGAQILVKSLEAEKVTTIFGLPGGQVIPLYNALYDAKFNNILVRHEQAAAHAADGYSRASERVGVCIATSGPGATNLVTGIATAYMDSVPLVAITGQVPVTVLGTDAFQEADIIGGTMSFIKHSLQIHNPNDIPAMIKKAFYIASTGRPGPVLVDLPSNVQTAEGEFVWPKKLSLPGYHPDELNNLDKLDEAVSALEKAKRPVIYAGGGVLRSHASKQLSAIAKQLNAPVVTTLMGKGALPESHPHVLGMAGMHGTPVSNRALQAADVILAIGTRLSDRTTGSSETFAPKAKIIHIDRDPAEVDKRIVTDIWLIGDAGKILGTLSKALAPKIPERKEWYAFLDKIKKKEPMPQQAFPGAITPWQVLETLNEITKGDITLTTEVGQHQMWAAQYFRVEEPNHFITSGGLGAMGFGFPAAMGAHFARPDRPVVCIAGDGSFMMNIQELDTCARYNIPVKVFVLNNSCLGMVRQWQELFYDNRYSSTLYPQDPDFVKIAEGMGASGLRVEKPAQVKGAIEKALKIDGPVVVDFKIPQEACVFPMVPSGGCISDMIFSK
- the ilvD gene encoding dihydroxy-acid dehydratase produces the protein MISDQAKKGFQRAPHRSLLKAAGYTDWEVDRPWIGIANAYNAIIPGHVHLRQLTEAVKAGIYAAGGLPIEFPVIGVCDGIAMNHEGMKFSLPSRELIMDSIEVMAKAHAFDGLVLIPNCDKIVPGMAMAAAKLNIPSVVVSGGPMMTGKLRGKTLDLNSVFEAVGSCSAGKISEDELRAVEANACPGCGSCSGMFTANTMNCMLEVLGLALPGNGTIPAVHAGRIRLAKDAGRAVMKMIEKNIRPRDILTEQAFENAVAVDLALGGSTNTTLHLPAIAWAAGQKITLDLFNTLGEKVPHVCSMSPGGASHLEDLWQAGGVQALMKQLLDAGLIHGEPITVTGETVAENVKDCKVADTETIRPLDNPYHAKGGLAFMKGTLAPLGAIVKQAAVAPEMLVHEGPARVFECEEDASRAILANEIKDGDVVVIRNEGPKGGPGMREMLTPTSAIMGQGKGGTVALITDGRFSGATRGASIGHVSPEACAGGPIGLVEEGDIIFIDIPNKRLDLKVSEEELAKRREKFVPKVQETNSVFLNRYRAHATSGVEGAVLK